In Erigeron canadensis isolate Cc75 chromosome 6, C_canadensis_v1, whole genome shotgun sequence, the following are encoded in one genomic region:
- the LOC122605783 gene encoding peroxidase 63-like, with protein sequence MKQITLKSLTLLTIFFISLTITSSQPLTTTFYQKTCPRFEQIMQDTTTNKQINSPTTAGAALRLFFHDCLVEGCDASILISSTPFNKAERDADINLSLPGDGFDVVVRAKTALELACPGVVSCADILAVAARNLVVMMGGPVYKVYLGRRDGKMSRASRAQNVLPTPHMSMNRIITIFKSIGFSVQEMVALTGAHTIGFSHCSEISNDIYNYSNTTQYDPSYNPKYASGLRNACKDYKKNPSLSVFNDIMTPRNFDNSYYKNLPKGLGVLRSDRAMMMDPRTRPFVELYARDQKAFFEAFGRAIEKLSFHGVKTGRNGEIRRRCDSFN encoded by the coding sequence ATGAAACAAATCACTCTAAAATCACTCACATTACTAACAATCTTTTTCATTTCCCTCACCATTACATCTTCACAACCTCTCACGACCACATTCTACCAAAAAACATGTCCAAGATTCGAACAAATCATGCAAGACACAactacaaacaaacaaataaattccCCGACAACCGCCGGAGCCGCCTTACGTCTCTTCTTTCATGATTGTTTAGTCGAAGGATGCGACGCATCCATCCTCATTTCCTCAACCCCATTCAACAAAGCCGAACGTGACGCAGATATCAACCTCTCACTCCCAGGAGACGGTTTTGACGTTGTTGTACGTGCCAAAACCGCTCTTGAACTGGCCTGCCCTGGCGTTGTTTCATGCGCGGACATTTTAGCTGTCGCGGCAAGAAACTTAGTCGTCATGATGGGCGGGCCAGTTTACAAAGTTTATCTTGGAAGACGTGACGGGAAAATGTCACGTGCTTCACGTGCTCAAAATGTCTTGCCAACACCACACATGTCCATGAACAGAATAATCACGATATTTAAATCTATTGGTTTTTCTGTTCAGGAAATGGTGGCATTGACTGGAGCACATACTATTGGATTTTCACATTGTAGTGAAAtaagtaatgatatatataattacagtAATACGACACAATATGATCCTTCTTATAATCCTAAGTACGCGTCAGGGTTAAGGAACGCGTGTAAGGATTATAAGAAAAATCCTTCGTTGTcggtttttaatgatataatgaCACCAAGGAACTTTGATAATTCGTATTATAAGAATTTGCCTAAAGGATTAGGTGTTTTGAGATCGGATCGAGCTATGATGATGGATCCAAGGACAAGGCCTTTTGTCGAGCTATATGCAAGAGATCAGAAGGCGTTTTTTGAAGCATTTGGTCGAGCCATTGAGAAGTTGAGTTTTCATGGTGTGAAAACTGGCCGAAATGGTGAGATCCGGCGTAGATGTGATTCTTTTAACTAA
- the LOC122603532 gene encoding protein NRT1/ PTR FAMILY 5.8, giving the protein MAGETRFRVLNKPCVLLIVIAGIERFVFKGVGSNLVIYLIDVMDMSSSSAARTVNSWTGFTSMVPLFVAPLVDSYWNRYSTILASSFIYLIGLLALTSTALNKTNSSSSSSSLYMSLYLISLGIGGYNPSLQAFGADQIDTDQDELPTTKNDNKDSNKKSMFFQWWYFGVCSGALLGVSIMPNIQDSVGWGLGFAMPTMALVVSMVMFSCGSRFYTYSHETSNDVKSLEKIVQTVKCSLSKFIHSKNDEKSSLAEIELEDKPLCLKGENETECLAHDQNSHNTTNHLVEILKVVVRLLPIWTTLLMFAVIFQQPATFFIKQGMSMKRNIGDSYKIPPATLQSAITISIVLLMPFYDTIFIPFTRLILRNENGITTMQRIAIGMFLSVIAMIFAATVEMKRLQLPLETLSIFWLLPQYILLGISDIFTVVGMQEFFYSAVPQGMRTMGIALYTSVFGVGSFLSALLVYLVEYFTTSEGGKGNWFADDMNEARLDKYYWLLAGTSTLSLVLFVLLCIFQKTR; this is encoded by the exons ATGGCCGGAGAGACGAGATTCCGAGTACTCAATAAGCCTTGTGTTCTTTTAATAG TCATTGCTGGAATCGAGAGGTTTGTGTTTAAAGGGGTGGGGTCGAATCTTGTGATATATTTGATAGATGTGATGGATATGAGTAGCTCCTCTGCTGCCAGGACTGTTAATAGCTGGACCGGGTTCACGTCCATGGTGCCATTATTCGTGGCCCCTCTTGTGGACTCATATTGGAACCGCTATTCTACTATTTTAGCCTCGTCTTTCATATATCTAATC GGACTATTGGCATTAACATCAACAGcattaaacaaaacaaactcCTCGTCTTCGTCATCATCATTGTACATGTCACTATATCTGATTTCACTAGGCATAGGTGGATACAACCCTTCATTGCAAGCGTTCGGCGCTGATCAAATAGACACCGATCAAGATGAGCTTCCAACGACGAAAAATGACAATAAGGATTCTAACAAGAAAAGTATGTTTTTTCAGTGGTGGTATTTTGGTGTGTGTAGTGGAGCTCTTTTAGGCGTGTCGATTATGCCTAATATACAAGATTCTGTTGGTTGGGGTTTAGGGTTCGCCATGCCTACCATGGCCTTGGTGGTCTCTATGGTTATGTTTTCTTGTGGGAGCCGGTTTTACACCTATAGCCACGAGACAAGCAATGACGTTAAATCTTTGGAGAAAATCGTTCAAACCGTTAAATGTTCTTTGTCTAAATTTATCCATtcgaaaaatgatgaaaaatccAGTCTTGCCGAGATTGA GCTTGAAGATAAACCATTGTGTTTAAAAGGAGAAAATGAAACTGAATGTTTAGCTCATGACCAAAACTCACACAACACTACTAATCATCTGGTTGAAATCTTAAAAGTCGTGGTTCGGCTACTACCAATATGGACAACCCTGCTCATGTTTGCGGTCATTTTCCAACAACCAGCGACGTTTTTCATAAAACAAGGCATGTCAATGAAAAGAAACATAGGAGATAGCTACAAGATCCCACCAGCCACACTTCAAAGTGCAATCACAATATCCATAGTCCTTCTCATGCCATTTTACGACACAATCTTCATTCCCTTCACTCGTTTAATCTTACGCAATGAAAATGGGATCACAACAATGCAAAGGATCGCCATTGGGATGTTCCTTTCTGTCATTGCAATGATATTTGCGGCCACAGTTGAAATGAAGCGTTTGCAGTTACCATTGGAAACACTTAGTATATTCTGGCTATTGCCTCAATACATATTATTGGGGATTTCAGATATTTTTACTGTGGTTGGAATGCAAGAGTTTTTTTACAGCGCGGTCCCTCAAGGAATGAGGACAATGGGAATAGCTTTGTATACAAGTGTGTTTGGAGTCGGGAGCTTCTTGAGTGCGTTGTTGGTGTATCTAGTCGAGTATTTTACTACCTCGGAAGGGGGTAAAGGGAACTGGTTTGCCGATGATATGAACGAAGCCAGGCTTGATAAGTATTATTGGTTGTTAGCCGGTACAAGTACTTTGAGCTTGGTTTTATTTGTATTACTTTGTATATTTCAAAAGACAAGATAA
- the LOC122603552 gene encoding uncharacterized protein LOC122603552, whose protein sequence is MATFSASSSPTITCYTVYKSHKNPKTIFSNSLAINRKQSAHNSCIGIPNSYPNSPLTLKRFIKIRAFSATEEETTVIPDQGEAEPEPEPTVSVPVSPSDILTMFFQAEGTMSEGAIPSVTSALEETDGISDLRVQVHEGIASVELKKKTTVQATGVASNLVEIIQSSGFKLQALNLSFEDEDAN, encoded by the exons atgGCAACTTTTTCTGcatcatcatcaccaacaaTCACATGTTACACAGTTTACAAATCCcacaaaaacccaaaaaccaTTTTCTCCAATTCATTAGCTATTAACAGAAAACAGTCAGCCCATAATTCTTGCATTGGCATTCCTAATTCTTATCCTAACTCACCATTAACACTAAAAAGATTTATCAAGATAAGAGCTTTTTCTGCCACTGAAGAAGAAACAACAGTGATTCCTGACCAAGGGGAAGCTGAGCCTGAGCCTGAGCCCACTGTTTCTGTTCCAGTTTCACCTTCTGATATCCTTACCATGTTTTTTCAG GCTGAGGGAACAATGAGTGAAGGGGCTATTCCTTCCGTGACAAGTGCTTTAGAG GAGACGGATGGCATCTCAGACTTAAGAGTCCAAGTTCATGAGGGTATTGCAAGTGTCGAG CTAAAGAAGAAAACGACAGTGCAAGCTACTGGAGTGGCTTCTAATTTGGTTGAGATCATACAGAGCTCTGGATTCAAGTTACAAGCACTAAATTTGAGCTTTGAGGATGAAGATGCCAACTAA